Part of the Burkholderia humptydooensis genome, GCCTGGATCGCCTGGATGAAGCGCGAATGCTGCTGCTCGACCTGGCGCACCTGCGCGTGCCATTGCTTCGCGAGCTTGTGCAGCCGGTAATAGATCTCGCCCCAGATGCCCGGCGCGCTCGGCACTTCTCCGTAGACGGGCGCATCGAGCAGGCGCCAGAGGCGCTGCGTGTGAAACGTGCTGACGAAGCCCTGCACGACGAGCATCGCGAGCGCGAAAACGAGGCCCGGCACGGGGCCCGCGATTGCGCCGATGATCGCGCTGACGAGCGCGAGCAAGACGAGCGACACCAGAAAGCGCGCCCAGATGATGTTCATGATACGGCGCCCGACGAAAGAGGAAAACGATGGCACGCTGCGGCGCAGCCTCTCGCGCCGCGCGCCCGTTACGCGTGTTTCGCGAGCCGGTAGCCACTGCCGCGCACGGTTTCGATCATAGCATCGCAGCCGGCCGGCTTGAGCGCGGCGCGCAGCCGCTTGATGTGCACGTCGACCGTGCGCTCCTCGACGAACACGTGGTCGCCCCAGACCTGGTCGAGCAACTGCGTGCGGCTGTGGACGCGCTCCGGATGGGTCATGAAGAAATGCAGCAGGCGGAACTCTGTCGGGCCGAGATCGAGCTTGATCTCGCTGCCGTCCCCCTGCGCGGCGACGCGATGCGTCGCCGGGTCGAGCCGCAGCCCGTTGATCGACACGACGTCCTCGGTCAGTTGCGGCGCGCGACGCCGCAGCACCGCCTTGATCCGCGCCATCAGCTCCTTCGGCGAGAACGGCTTCGTCACGTAGTCGTCCGCGCCGATCTCGAGGCCGAGCACCTTGTCCTGCTCGTCGCCGCGCGCGGTCAGCATGATGATCGGGATGTGCTTCGTGCGCTCGTTGTTGCGCAGGTCGCGCGCGAATGCGATGCCCGACTTGCCCGGCAGCATCCAGTCGAGCAGCACCAGATCGGGCAGCACGTCGCTGATCAGGCTCTGCGCCTGCTCCGCGTTGTAAGCGCGAATCGGGCAATGTCCCGCGTGTTGCAGGTTCACCGAAATCAATTCGGAAATCGCGGGCTCATCTTCGATGACGAGAATGTTGCTGGGCATCGGCACCTCGGTCCGTCCTTGTCGGCAGTTAGCTATTGGCTTCGCGATCGAGCAGGTCGCGCGGCTGGTGCCGCACGTCAGTGCCCTTCACGATGTAGATGATGAATTCGGCGATGTTCTTCGCGTGATCGCCGATCCGCTCGATCGCCTTCGCGATGAACAGATAATCGAGGCCGACCGAGATCGTCCGCGGATCTTCCTGCATGTACGATACGAGCTTGCGCACGAACGCACGGAATTCCTGGTCGATCTCCTTGTCGTCCTTGACGATCTGCGCGGCGGCGACGGTATCGAGGCGCGCGAACGCATCGAGCGCGCGGCGCAGGATCGTGACCGCCATGTCGCCCGATACCTTGATCTCGGCGATGTTCACGCCGCGCGCGGCGGGCTCGTCGACGAGACGGCGCACGCGCTTCGCGATCTTCTCGGCCTCGTCGCCCGCGCGCTCGAGGTTCGTGATCGTCTTCGAGATCGACATCAGGAGACGCAGGTCGCGTGCGGCCGGCTGCCGGCGCGCGATGATGTTGCCGCACTCCTCGTCGATCTCGACTTCCATGTGATTGAGGCGCTCCTCCGTCTCGATCACGCGCTCGGCCGCGTTGCGGTCGAACTCGTTCAGCGCATGCATCGCTTCGGTGATCTGCGCCTCGACGAGGCCGCCCATTTCGAGCACCTTCGACGACACCGCGTTGAGATCGGCGTCGAACTGGCTCGACAGATGTTTATCCGACATTGTTGCCCTCCGTCACCCGGTCAGCCGAAGCGGCCCGTGATGTAGTCTTCCGTTTCCTTGCGCACCGGCTTGATGAAGATCTTCTCCGTTTCGCCGAACTCGATCAGCTCACCGAGATACATGTACGCGGTGTAGTCCGAGCAGCGCGCCGCCTGCTGCATGTTGTGCGTGACGATGACGACCGTGTAGTCGCTCTTGAGCTCCGCGATCAGCTCTTCGATGCGGCCCGTCGAGATCGGATCGAGCGCCGAGCACGGCTCGTCGAGGAGCAGCACCTCGGGCCGGATCGCGATGCCGCGCGCGATGCAAAGACGCTGCTGCTGGCCTCCCGACAGGCCGTAGCCGCTCTGGCCCAGCTTGTCCTTCACTTCATTCCAGAGCGCCGCCTTCGTGAGCGCCCATTCGACGCGGTCGTCCATCTCCGAGCGCGTAAGCCGCTCGAACATCTTCACGCCGAACGCGATGTTGTCGTAGATCGACATCGGGAACGGCGTCGGCTTCTGGAACACCATGCCGATGCGCGCGCGCAAGAGCGAGATGTCGAGCTTCGACTGCAGCAGGTTCTCGCCGTCCATCACGATCTCGCCTTCCGCGCGCTGCTCCGGGTAGAGCGCGTACATCTTGTTGAACGTGCGCAGGAGCGTCGACTTGCCGCAGCCCGACGGGCCGATGAACGCCGTCACCTTCCCCTCGGGAATGCTCAGGTTGATGTTCTTCAGCGCGTGGAAATTGTTGTAGAAGAAGTTCAGGTTCTTGACTTCGATCTTCGCGTTGAGCGGCGCGAGCGGACGCTGCCCCGCCGCCGCGCCGACGCCGGCCGGCCCCGTGGCGAATTTCGAGGGATCGAGGTGGCTTTCTGCCATGTTCATCGGATTGCTCCGCCGTTACTTTTTCGAGAAGACCGAGCGCGCGAGGATATTGAGTCCCAGCACCCCGAGCGTAATCAGGAACACGCCCGCCCATGCGAGCGACTGCCATTCCGCAAACGGGCTCATCGCGAACTTGAAGATCGTGACGGGCAGGTTCGCCATCGGCTGGTTCATGTCGACCGAGAAGAACTGGTTCGACAGCGCGGTGAAGAGGAGCGGCGCGGTTTCGCCGGCAATCCGCGCGACCGCGAGCAGCACGCCCGTGATGATCCCGCCCACCGACGCGCGCAGCGTGATCTTCAGGATCATCCGCCACTTCGGCGTGCCAAGCGCGAAGGCAGCCTCGCGCAGCGCATTCGGCACGAGCTTCAGCATGTTCTCGGTCGTGCGGATCACGATCGGGATCTGCAGCAGCGCGAGCGCGATCACGCCCGCCCAGCCGCTGAAGTGGCCGGATTTCGCGACGACGAGCGCGTACACGAACAGACCGACGACGATCGACGGCGCCGACAGCAGGATGTCGTTGATGAAGCGCATCACGCTCGCGAGCCAGCTCTTCTGGCCGTACTCGGCGAGATAGACGCCCGCGAGAATGCCGATCGGCGTGCCGACGAACGTCGCAAGCGCGACGAGCAGCAGGCTGCCGACGATCGCGTTCGCGAGCCCGCCGCCCGCCGTGTTGGGCGGCGGCGTCGATTCGCTGAAGAGCGTGAGCGACAGCCCGTCGATCCCCAGATGCAGCGTCGTGTAGAGAATCCAGACGAGCCAGAGCAGGCCGAACGCCATCGCGGCGAGCGACGCGGTCAGCGCGATCACGTTGGTCGCCTTGCGGCGGCGCTGCAATCGCGCGCGCATCGCGTCGAGCACGGCGCCGTCCGGACCCGGCATGTTGACGATCGGCGCGCTCATTTGCGGCCCTCCCCGCGTTCGAGGCGCAGCAGCATCAGCTTCGAGATCGCGAGCACGATGAACGTGATCACGAACAGGATCAGGCCGAGCTCCATCAGCGCGGACGTGTGCAGCCCCGGCGCCGCTTCGGCGAATTCGTTCGCGAGCGCCGACGTGATGCTGTTGCCGGGCGAGTACAGCGACACGTTGTCGAGCAGGTTCGTATTGCCGATCACGAACGTGACGGCCATCGTCTCGCCGAGCGCGCGGCCGAGGCCGAGCATCACGCCGCCGATCACGCCCGTCTTCGTGTAGGGCAGCACGATCTTCCACATCACTTCCCAGGTCGTGCAGCCGATGCCGTATGCGGACTCCTTCAGCAGCACGGGCGTCACCTCGAACACGTCGCGCATCACCGATGCGATGTACGGAATGATCATGATCGCGAGAATCACGCCGGCGGACAGGATGCCGATGCCGATCGGCGGCCCCTGGAACAGCGCGCCGATGACCGGAATCGGGCTCAGCAGCGCGCCGATGGGCTTCTGGAAATACGTCGCGAAGATCGGCGCGAACACGAGGAGGCCCCACATCCCGTAGACGATCGACGGGATCGCGGCGAGCAGCTCGATCGCGACGCCGAGCGGCCGGCGCAGCCAGACGGGCGCGAGCTCGGTGAGAAAGAGCGCGATGCCGAAGCTCACGGGCACCGCGATGACGAGCGCGATGATCGACGTGACGACGGTCCCGTAGATCGGCACGAGCGCGCCGTATGTATCCGAATTGGGGTCCCATTCCGAGTGCCACAGGAACGGGAGGCCGAATTTTCCGATGGTCGGCATCGACGCGATGATGAGCGACACGATGATGCCACCGAGGAGGAGTAGCGTCACGATGGCCGCGAGGCGCGTGAGGCCGCCGAACACGATGTCGCCGTAACGGCTCGGCGCGCGCATGGGCGCCTGGTCGCCGGATCGTGTCGACGCGAAAGGAATATCAGACATGGGAGCCTGTTTCTCAATGACGGGCGGCTTGCGTCGCCCGCCTGTACCGCACACGCCGCCCGGCCCTGCAGCCGGGCGGCGAACCGCTATGACGCTGCCGTCAAGCTTACTCGGCGACCGTCTTGCCGGCCGCGTCCGTCACCTTCGCCTTCCACTGCTTGCGGATTTCCGTCTCGACCGACGCCGGCAGCGAGATGTAATCCAGATCGTCCGCCGCCTTCGCGCCGTTCTTGAACGCCCAGTCGAAGAACTTCAGCGTCGCCGCGCCTTGCGCCGGCTTGTCCTGCTTCGCGTGCAGCAGCACGAACGTCGCGCCGACGACCGGCCACGCTTCCTTGCCCGGCTGGTTCGTCAGGATCTGGTAGAACGACTTCGACCAGTTCGCGCCGGCGGCAGCGGCCTTGAACGTCTCGGTCTTCGGCTCGACCACGGTGCCCGTCGA contains:
- the phoU gene encoding phosphate signaling complex protein PhoU, which gives rise to MSDKHLSSQFDADLNAVSSKVLEMGGLVEAQITEAMHALNEFDRNAAERVIETEERLNHMEVEIDEECGNIIARRQPAARDLRLLMSISKTITNLERAGDEAEKIAKRVRRLVDEPAARGVNIAEIKVSGDMAVTILRRALDAFARLDTVAAAQIVKDDKEIDQEFRAFVRKLVSYMQEDPRTISVGLDYLFIAKAIERIGDHAKNIAEFIIYIVKGTDVRHQPRDLLDREANS
- the pstC gene encoding phosphate ABC transporter permease PstC, whose protein sequence is MSDIPFASTRSGDQAPMRAPSRYGDIVFGGLTRLAAIVTLLLLGGIIVSLIIASMPTIGKFGLPFLWHSEWDPNSDTYGALVPIYGTVVTSIIALVIAVPVSFGIALFLTELAPVWLRRPLGVAIELLAAIPSIVYGMWGLLVFAPIFATYFQKPIGALLSPIPVIGALFQGPPIGIGILSAGVILAIMIIPYIASVMRDVFEVTPVLLKESAYGIGCTTWEVMWKIVLPYTKTGVIGGVMLGLGRALGETMAVTFVIGNTNLLDNVSLYSPGNSITSALANEFAEAAPGLHTSALMELGLILFVITFIVLAISKLMLLRLERGEGRK
- the pstA gene encoding phosphate ABC transporter permease PstA, which encodes MSAPIVNMPGPDGAVLDAMRARLQRRRKATNVIALTASLAAMAFGLLWLVWILYTTLHLGIDGLSLTLFSESTPPPNTAGGGLANAIVGSLLLVALATFVGTPIGILAGVYLAEYGQKSWLASVMRFINDILLSAPSIVVGLFVYALVVAKSGHFSGWAGVIALALLQIPIVIRTTENMLKLVPNALREAAFALGTPKWRMILKITLRASVGGIITGVLLAVARIAGETAPLLFTALSNQFFSVDMNQPMANLPVTIFKFAMSPFAEWQSLAWAGVFLITLGVLGLNILARSVFSKK
- the pstB gene encoding phosphate ABC transporter ATP-binding protein PstB; this translates as MNMAESHLDPSKFATGPAGVGAAAGQRPLAPLNAKIEVKNLNFFYNNFHALKNINLSIPEGKVTAFIGPSGCGKSTLLRTFNKMYALYPEQRAEGEIVMDGENLLQSKLDISLLRARIGMVFQKPTPFPMSIYDNIAFGVKMFERLTRSEMDDRVEWALTKAALWNEVKDKLGQSGYGLSGGQQQRLCIARGIAIRPEVLLLDEPCSALDPISTGRIEELIAELKSDYTVVIVTHNMQQAARCSDYTAYMYLGELIEFGETEKIFIKPVRKETEDYITGRFG
- the phoB gene encoding phosphate regulon transcriptional regulator PhoB, coding for MPSNILVIEDEPAISELISVNLQHAGHCPIRAYNAEQAQSLISDVLPDLVLLDWMLPGKSGIAFARDLRNNERTKHIPIIMLTARGDEQDKVLGLEIGADDYVTKPFSPKELMARIKAVLRRRAPQLTEDVVSINGLRLDPATHRVAAQGDGSEIKLDLGPTEFRLLHFFMTHPERVHSRTQLLDQVWGDHVFVEERTVDVHIKRLRAALKPAGCDAMIETVRGSGYRLAKHA